In Spirosoma aureum, a single genomic region encodes these proteins:
- a CDS encoding DUF2304 domain-containing protein — MNADIQLSFTPIQLLLSLLLLVVAVASLRLFRNRLLYRLFFVAIVVVGILFVSIPELPYYIANRLGVGRGVDLVFYLLFTGFLLLIAVLYRRLLQHDVILTQIIRQNAIKNYSGIKSQLPERGPTKRRG; from the coding sequence ATGAACGCAGATATTCAACTCAGTTTTACACCGATTCAGCTACTGTTATCCCTGTTGCTGTTGGTTGTGGCAGTAGCCTCGCTCCGGCTTTTCAGGAATCGGTTACTGTATAGGTTGTTTTTTGTGGCCATCGTCGTGGTAGGTATTTTGTTTGTTTCCATTCCTGAACTGCCTTACTATATTGCGAACCGATTGGGGGTGGGGCGTGGCGTCGACCTTGTGTTTTATCTGCTCTTTACAGGTTTTCTACTATTGATTGCCGTTCTATATCGGAGGCTGCTTCAGCACGATGTTATTCTGACGCAGATTATCCGTCAGAACGCCATTAAAAATTATAGCGGGATCAAATCACAACTGCCGGAACGAGGTCCAACAAAACGACGGGGATAG
- a CDS encoding glycosyltransferase family 2 protein has product MTEQIYILIPSFNEGKVIRQTIRSLGDQYHIVVIDDASTDDTANAVRDLPIYYLRHDINLGQGAALQTGMDFALQQGADIVVHFDADGQHNPADIDQFIDVLKTRKVDVVLGSRFMRQEDLLAIPRLRRLLLRVARVINGLLTGLWLSDAHNGFRVLNRNALHTIQLKENRMAHASEILMQIRRNQLRYVECPTHIIYTEYSQVKGQRWQGAVDILIDVFINKYFR; this is encoded by the coding sequence ATGACTGAGCAGATATATATCCTAATCCCGTCTTTCAACGAAGGTAAAGTTATTCGACAGACGATTCGATCTTTAGGTGACCAGTATCATATTGTTGTCATTGACGATGCCTCTACCGACGATACGGCTAATGCCGTGCGTGACTTACCCATCTATTACCTCCGACATGACATCAATCTAGGACAGGGAGCCGCTTTGCAAACCGGTATGGACTTTGCCCTACAACAGGGAGCCGATATTGTTGTTCATTTTGATGCTGACGGACAGCATAATCCAGCGGATATAGATCAATTTATCGACGTACTGAAGACCCGAAAGGTTGATGTTGTGTTAGGTTCACGGTTCATGCGCCAGGAGGATTTGCTGGCTATACCACGCTTACGCCGATTGCTTTTACGCGTGGCCCGAGTTATAAATGGGTTACTTACGGGTCTGTGGTTATCCGACGCGCACAATGGTTTCCGGGTTTTGAACCGGAATGCCCTGCATACTATCCAACTAAAAGAGAATCGAATGGCGCATGCTTCGGAAATCCTTATGCAAATAAGGCGGAATCAGCTTCGCTATGTTGAATGCCCCACTCACATCATTTATACTGAATATTCTCAGGTGAAAGGGCAACGCTGGCAGGGCGCCGTCGATATCTTGATCGATGTATTTATCAATAAATATTTTCGCTAA
- a CDS encoding alpha-1,2-fucosyltransferase: MVISVLLGGLGNQLFQYAFGVRLAHQLQTELRLERHLLESTTLARLRHYTPRQYELDTFSIRPKQASILDLISVSARVNLPGMNTILVRESATNPDAITKLPDKVQNVLCFGYWQSESYFKPVAETLRKQLVFRKTPSAVTLAIANTILRNPNATFIHIRRGDYVTNPTANQYHGLCDIDYYIRSISYLRERVSDLHFFVFSDDPIWAKRELSQLGKTATFIDHNQGADSWQDLYLMRLCHHAIIANSSFSWWGAWLNPEIERLVIAPDQWFPGQPLMSQQVICPNWHRL; the protein is encoded by the coding sequence ATGGTCATCTCAGTTTTGCTAGGCGGGTTAGGCAATCAGTTGTTTCAATATGCATTCGGGGTTCGATTAGCCCATCAACTCCAGACAGAACTACGCCTGGAACGGCACCTTCTGGAGAGTACTACGTTAGCCAGACTACGCCATTACACTCCAAGACAATACGAACTCGACACCTTTTCGATTCGCCCTAAGCAGGCTTCTATTCTGGATTTAATTAGCGTATCAGCGCGAGTAAATCTGCCGGGCATGAATACTATTCTGGTGAGGGAATCGGCTACAAACCCAGACGCTATAACGAAATTACCTGATAAGGTCCAAAACGTGCTTTGCTTCGGCTATTGGCAGTCTGAATCTTACTTTAAACCAGTAGCCGAAACGCTGAGAAAACAGCTGGTTTTTCGGAAAACACCATCGGCGGTTACGTTAGCAATAGCAAATACCATTCTTCGGAATCCCAATGCAACCTTTATTCACATCCGTCGGGGCGATTATGTCACAAATCCAACTGCCAATCAATACCATGGACTCTGTGATATAGACTATTACATTCGCTCGATTAGCTACCTGCGCGAACGAGTCTCAGACCTACATTTCTTTGTTTTTTCAGACGATCCGATTTGGGCCAAACGCGAACTGAGCCAACTAGGTAAAACGGCTACCTTTATTGACCATAACCAGGGAGCCGATAGTTGGCAGGATTTGTATTTGATGCGTTTATGCCACCACGCCATTATAGCCAACAGCTCCTTTAGCTGGTGGGGTGCCTGGCTCAATCCAGAAATAGAACGACTCGTAATCGCACCTGACCAGTGGTTTCCGGGGCAGCCCCTAATGAGCCAGCAGGTTATTTGTCCAAACTGGCATCGCCTGTAA
- a CDS encoding LytR/AlgR family response regulator transcription factor, with translation MIRAIAVDDEPPALRILANFCGRVDFIDLQKSFFRAEEALDFLTNNLVDLIFLDINMPALSGLDFHKLLPQPTLVIFTTAYAEYAVDGFNLNAVDYLLKPFTFERYEQAAHKARDAYRFRQQQTEQDKPTFLYVRADYRLYQVPLADILFIEGLDDYLKIHRQNDKPIVCRMTMKTLMQRLPETGTAERFIRVHRSYIIPMNRIEAVQNKTIVLAGREIPIGASYEADFFRQFGS, from the coding sequence ATGATTCGAGCCATTGCCGTCGACGATGAGCCGCCTGCCTTGCGGATACTTGCCAATTTTTGCGGACGGGTTGATTTTATTGATCTACAAAAATCCTTTTTTCGCGCCGAAGAAGCACTGGATTTTCTGACGAACAATCTGGTCGACCTGATTTTTCTCGATATAAATATGCCCGCCCTGTCAGGGCTTGATTTTCACAAGCTCCTGCCCCAGCCCACGCTGGTGATCTTTACGACTGCCTACGCCGAATACGCTGTTGATGGGTTTAACCTGAATGCTGTCGACTATTTGCTAAAACCGTTTACGTTCGAACGATACGAGCAGGCGGCCCATAAAGCCCGCGATGCGTATCGGTTCAGACAACAACAAACGGAGCAGGATAAGCCGACCTTTCTGTACGTACGAGCAGATTATCGCTTGTATCAGGTTCCATTAGCTGATATCTTATTTATTGAAGGACTCGACGATTACCTCAAAATTCATCGCCAGAATGACAAGCCCATTGTGTGCCGTATGACCATGAAAACGTTGATGCAACGGCTTCCCGAAACCGGCACCGCCGAGCGTTTTATTCGGGTTCATCGATCGTATATCATTCCCATGAACCGTATTGAAGCCGTACAGAACAAGACCATTGTATTGGCAGGGCGTGAAATCCCGATTGGAGCCAGCTACGAAGCGGATTTCTTTCGTCAATTCGGCTCATAA
- a CDS encoding sensor histidine kinase — protein sequence MNRTASLIAIHLFGCLTFLALPYIFVEDGFSKLSELAYNPHEQRNLLSYLLTIAFFYTNYFILIPRFFFGKNYIIYGLSVLACFLVIEQTLAAVNRRDILPPSRSQPPPPPPDRMEQRPPFEMGNHPPMPPSGFPKPGSKQPGLPPEISQTFFLFLIGFLLSLAIRVSNRWRETEREKLNTELSYLKAQINPHFLFNTLNSIYSLALEQSDRTAEAITRLSSLMRYVIQDAAVKQVPLAKEFEYISHYVALQKLRLDETVQIDFSITGSPNGQQIAPLILISFIENAFKYGVNPSEDSLIQISLTIHGSELHCHVFNKKVRISQDTVTTSGIGLTNTKSRLALVYSSRHRLQISNQPNDFTVDLYLTLT from the coding sequence ATGAACAGGACAGCATCACTTATTGCCATTCACCTTTTCGGCTGCCTGACCTTTCTGGCATTGCCTTACATTTTTGTTGAAGACGGCTTCTCAAAACTATCGGAATTAGCCTACAATCCGCACGAACAGCGTAACTTATTGTCCTATCTGCTGACGATTGCGTTTTTCTATACGAATTATTTCATACTGATTCCCCGATTTTTCTTCGGAAAAAACTACATTATCTATGGTCTTAGCGTTCTGGCATGCTTTCTGGTTATTGAACAAACACTGGCGGCAGTCAACCGGAGGGATATACTGCCGCCATCACGATCTCAGCCGCCACCTCCGCCACCTGATCGGATGGAGCAAAGACCTCCTTTTGAGATGGGCAATCACCCACCGATGCCCCCGTCTGGATTTCCGAAACCAGGGTCGAAACAGCCGGGCTTACCGCCGGAGATCAGTCAGACGTTTTTTCTGTTTTTAATCGGGTTTCTATTATCACTAGCCATCCGGGTTAGCAATCGCTGGCGCGAAACTGAACGCGAAAAATTGAATACCGAATTATCGTATCTGAAGGCGCAGATCAATCCGCACTTTCTGTTTAATACGCTCAACAGCATTTACTCGCTAGCCCTAGAGCAGTCGGATCGAACAGCCGAAGCGATTACCCGATTATCATCGCTGATGCGGTATGTGATTCAGGATGCAGCCGTTAAGCAGGTTCCACTGGCGAAAGAATTTGAGTACATCAGTCATTATGTAGCCCTGCAAAAGTTACGTCTGGACGAAACAGTGCAAATTGATTTTTCGATTACCGGTAGCCCCAATGGCCAACAAATTGCTCCATTAATTCTGATTTCCTTCATCGAAAATGCCTTTAAATATGGCGTAAATCCTAGTGAAGATTCACTTATCCAGATCAGCCTGACCATTCATGGAAGTGAGTTACACTGCCATGTTTTCAACAAAAAAGTACGTATTTCGCAGGACACCGTTACGACTAGTGGCATTGGATTGACAAATACCAAATCGCGCCTGGCGTTAGTCTATTCCAGTCGACACCGATTGCAGATTAGTAATCAACCCAACGACTTTACGGTCGATTTATACCTGACGCTGACATGA
- the gcvP gene encoding aminomethyl-transferring glycine dehydrogenase, which produces MKLNLRYQESFEDRHHGQTDAAQAEMLQTISATGLPVESIDELIDQTVPAAIRLPHPLNLPAPKSETQFLADFKKLAGQNKVFKSYIGTGYYDTITPNVILRNILENPAWYTAYTPYQAEIAQGRLEALLNFQTVVSDLTGMDLANASLLDEATAAAEAMHMLYAMRPASKKSASTFFVSERCHPQTIDVLLTRATPIGIQVLVGDHRTVNLTNGEIFGILLQYPASDGEVFDYTDLISAAHELGITTAVAADLLALTLLTPPGEMGADVVVGSAQRFGVPMGFGGPHAAYFATRDAFKRQIPGRIIGVSLDAEGKPALRMALQTREQHIRREKATSNICTAQVLLAVMAGSYAVYHGPQRLKSIAEKVHGLAKVFATALRWSAHELSTDNYFDTVTVKVGDVESLRKSARAAQVNLRYLSDGERVSVSFDEAKTLDDLTELLSIFGVKCDLEAILADLEITWPERLVRQSDYLTHPVFNTHHTEHEMLRYLKSLEEKDLSLVHSMISLGSCTMKLNATAEMIPVTWPEIGKLHPFAPKDQTTGYQQLFSDLNDWLCEITGFAAMSLQPNSGAQGEYAGLMVIRAYHESQGNYHRNVSLIPQSAHGTNPASAVMAGMKVVIVKCDERGNIDVADLKAKAEQYSNDLSCLMVTYPSTHGVFEESIKEICETIHQHGGQVYMDGANMNAQVGLTSPATIGADVCHLNLHKTFCIPHGGGGPGMGPIGVAAHLAPFLPGHSLVHTGGEQAIHAVSAAPYGSASILTISYAYIAMMGGEGLTNATKRAILNANYIKARLDGHYEALYAGTNGRAAHEMIIDCRPFKAVAGVEVEDIAKRLMDYGFHAPTVSFPVAGTMMIEPTESESKAELDRFCDALIAIREEIREIETGAADRISNVLKHAPHTATVALSDNWTRPYSREKAVYPLPQVRARKFWPSVSRIDSAYGDRNLVCACVPTDAYATEVAEEASVEQQA; this is translated from the coding sequence ATGAAGTTAAACCTTCGTTACCAGGAGTCATTTGAGGACCGTCATCACGGCCAAACCGACGCGGCCCAGGCCGAAATGCTCCAAACTATTTCTGCGACCGGGTTGCCGGTCGAATCCATCGACGAACTAATTGATCAGACGGTACCGGCAGCAATCCGGCTCCCCCACCCCCTTAATCTGCCCGCTCCCAAGTCGGAAACGCAATTTCTGGCGGATTTCAAGAAACTGGCTGGTCAAAACAAAGTCTTCAAATCGTACATCGGTACCGGTTATTACGATACCATCACACCGAATGTTATTCTGCGTAACATTCTGGAAAACCCAGCCTGGTATACGGCTTATACACCCTATCAGGCTGAAATAGCGCAGGGCCGCCTGGAAGCGCTCCTTAATTTTCAGACGGTGGTGTCAGACCTGACCGGTATGGATCTGGCGAATGCTTCACTGCTCGACGAAGCTACTGCTGCCGCTGAGGCTATGCATATGCTCTATGCAATGCGACCAGCTTCTAAGAAATCAGCCAGTACGTTTTTCGTTTCAGAGCGGTGTCATCCACAAACGATTGACGTTCTGCTGACCCGTGCGACACCGATCGGTATTCAGGTACTTGTTGGCGACCACCGTACCGTAAATCTGACCAATGGTGAAATCTTTGGTATTCTGCTCCAATACCCAGCCTCAGATGGCGAAGTGTTTGACTATACTGATCTGATTTCGGCTGCTCATGAGTTAGGTATTACAACGGCTGTTGCTGCCGACCTGCTCGCTCTGACATTGCTAACTCCTCCGGGCGAAATGGGGGCTGACGTAGTGGTTGGTTCAGCGCAACGCTTTGGTGTTCCGATGGGTTTTGGCGGACCACATGCGGCTTATTTTGCTACCCGTGATGCGTTCAAACGTCAAATTCCGGGTCGGATCATTGGGGTTTCGCTGGATGCGGAAGGTAAACCCGCTCTTCGGATGGCATTGCAAACCCGCGAACAGCACATCCGGCGCGAAAAAGCAACCTCCAATATCTGTACGGCACAGGTTTTACTGGCTGTCATGGCTGGTAGCTATGCTGTGTATCATGGCCCGCAACGGCTTAAGTCCATTGCCGAAAAAGTACATGGTCTGGCTAAAGTGTTTGCAACGGCTCTTCGCTGGAGCGCACACGAACTGAGCACAGATAATTATTTCGATACGGTTACCGTAAAAGTTGGCGATGTTGAATCGTTAAGAAAATCAGCCAGAGCTGCGCAGGTCAACCTTCGTTATCTGTCTGATGGTGAGCGTGTGAGCGTATCGTTCGATGAGGCTAAGACGCTGGACGATCTTACAGAACTACTGTCTATTTTTGGCGTAAAATGTGATTTGGAGGCCATTCTGGCTGATCTGGAAATCACCTGGCCCGAACGGCTCGTGCGTCAGTCCGACTATCTGACCCACCCGGTTTTCAATACGCATCATACCGAGCACGAGATGTTGCGCTACCTGAAATCGCTGGAAGAAAAGGATTTGTCGCTGGTTCATTCGATGATTTCGTTGGGTAGCTGTACCATGAAACTCAACGCTACTGCCGAAATGATTCCGGTAACGTGGCCCGAGATTGGGAAATTACACCCGTTTGCGCCGAAAGATCAGACCACCGGCTATCAGCAGCTATTCAGTGACCTCAATGACTGGCTGTGTGAAATCACGGGTTTTGCCGCCATGTCGTTGCAGCCGAACTCGGGTGCTCAGGGCGAATACGCAGGGTTGATGGTTATTCGGGCTTATCACGAAAGCCAGGGAAATTACCACCGGAATGTTTCGCTGATTCCGCAATCGGCTCACGGAACCAATCCGGCAAGCGCCGTTATGGCCGGTATGAAAGTCGTTATCGTTAAATGCGATGAACGCGGCAACATCGACGTCGCTGATCTGAAAGCGAAAGCTGAGCAATATAGCAATGACCTCTCGTGTCTGATGGTTACGTATCCGTCAACCCACGGTGTTTTTGAGGAGAGCATCAAAGAGATCTGCGAAACCATTCATCAGCATGGCGGACAGGTTTATATGGATGGAGCCAACATGAACGCGCAGGTTGGTCTGACATCGCCGGCTACGATTGGCGCTGACGTCTGCCACCTGAATCTGCACAAAACATTCTGTATCCCTCATGGTGGCGGTGGTCCTGGCATGGGTCCTATTGGCGTGGCTGCCCATTTGGCCCCCTTCCTGCCCGGTCATTCACTCGTACACACTGGTGGCGAACAGGCTATTCACGCGGTTTCGGCGGCTCCTTACGGTTCTGCGAGCATTCTGACGATTTCTTATGCCTACATTGCAATGATGGGCGGAGAAGGGTTGACGAATGCGACAAAGCGTGCTATTCTGAATGCGAATTACATTAAAGCGCGGCTGGATGGACATTACGAAGCACTGTATGCCGGAACGAACGGTCGGGCTGCTCACGAGATGATCATCGATTGCCGTCCGTTTAAAGCGGTAGCAGGCGTTGAAGTTGAAGATATTGCGAAGCGTCTGATGGATTACGGGTTCCATGCGCCAACGGTTTCATTTCCGGTGGCTGGAACAATGATGATTGAGCCAACGGAATCGGAGTCGAAAGCCGAGCTTGATCGTTTCTGCGATGCCCTGATCGCCATTCGCGAAGAAATTCGCGAGATCGAAACGGGTGCTGCTGACCGGATCAGTAACGTGCTGAAACACGCTCCTCATACGGCTACAGTGGCGCTGTCTGATAACTGGACCCGGCCTTACAGCCGCGAAAAAGCCGTTTATCCGTTGCCACAGGTTCGTGCCCGTAAGTTCTGGCCGAGCGTAAGCCGGATCGATTCAGCCTACGGAGATCGTAATCTGGTTTGTGCCTGTGTACCAACAGATGCGTATGCAACTGAAGTGGCAGAAGAAGCCAGTGTGGAGCAACAAGCTTAA
- a CDS encoding pirin family protein has protein sequence MDTQTEAQIYLSDQRGFSQLDSFRTYYSFNFGHYFQESRKPFGALQLLNDDTLKPGKSIRMIAKTHTTALVIPIVGGLEYRSESGDGFLEAGQVQIFSLAAGMHYELINPYETELINFIQIWLSDDSIPSTSFPQQTAFDLAAKNKLLPILSFDSSHTQISRGYIGRYDGRQEGVYHLQQVTEEVESTGIFVFILSGAFEVQNRLLHERDGLALTNLKDGALEFEALSNDAILLLLEIPIHPEIHSV, from the coding sequence ATGGATACGCAAACAGAAGCTCAAATCTACCTCTCCGACCAGCGAGGCTTTTCGCAACTCGACTCATTCCGGACTTATTATAGCTTTAATTTTGGCCATTATTTTCAAGAAAGCCGAAAACCATTTGGTGCCCTTCAACTCCTGAACGATGATACGCTCAAACCCGGGAAAAGCATCAGGATGATAGCCAAAACCCATACGACGGCCCTTGTTATTCCGATTGTTGGCGGACTTGAGTACAGAAGTGAATCGGGCGATGGCTTTCTGGAAGCTGGACAGGTTCAGATTTTTTCACTAGCGGCAGGTATGCATTATGAGCTTATCAATCCCTACGAAACGGAGCTCATCAACTTTATTCAAATCTGGCTTAGCGACGATAGTATACCCTCTACATCGTTTCCACAACAAACAGCCTTTGACTTGGCGGCTAAAAATAAGCTGCTGCCGATTTTATCATTCGATAGTAGCCATACTCAAATCAGCCGTGGTTATATTGGCCGATATGACGGTCGGCAGGAAGGCGTTTATCACCTTCAACAGGTAACTGAAGAGGTAGAGTCTACGGGAATTTTTGTGTTCATCCTGAGCGGAGCATTTGAAGTCCAGAATCGGTTACTCCACGAAAGAGATGGGCTGGCATTAACGAATCTGAAAGATGGGGCGCTGGAATTTGAAGCGTTGTCGAACGATGCTATTCTTTTACTCCTGGAGATTCCGATACATCCCGAAATTCATAGTGTGTAG
- a CDS encoding glycosyltransferase family 2 protein, whose amino-acid sequence MNSSDTPLVSVIMPVYNGEQYLAQAIESILSQSYSRLELLVFDNGSSDNTARIVADYAQRDPRVRPLWEPTPLGYGGEVASNIAARQATGTFIAKLDADDIARPDRLAKQVAFLQANPDVFLVGSNLELIDSHGNTTGMRAYPLSHEAIFNEFYLRFPIANPSVMYRNVLKEDLYVIRFSHFNDYYSLFLLINSGLRMQNLPECLTAYRIHNTNTVFTNLRIKWRSNVAIKESFIRDFGYVAPLSQRIKIATITHIINLLPERILIKSMNKARQLIKA is encoded by the coding sequence ATGAATTCTTCAGACACTCCGCTGGTATCGGTCATTATGCCCGTTTATAACGGTGAGCAGTATTTGGCCCAGGCAATTGAGAGTATCCTGTCGCAATCGTATTCGCGGTTGGAACTGTTAGTTTTTGATAATGGATCTTCTGACAATACAGCCCGTATTGTTGCCGACTATGCCCAGCGTGACCCGCGAGTAAGACCGCTTTGGGAACCAACTCCTTTAGGGTATGGGGGTGAAGTAGCCAGTAATATAGCCGCCCGTCAGGCAACCGGCACATTTATTGCCAAGCTTGATGCTGATGATATTGCCCGACCAGATCGTCTGGCCAAACAGGTCGCTTTTCTACAGGCTAACCCGGATGTGTTTCTGGTTGGCAGTAATCTGGAGTTGATCGATAGCCATGGAAATACGACAGGTATGCGTGCCTATCCGCTTTCACATGAAGCCATCTTTAATGAATTTTATTTACGCTTTCCCATTGCAAATCCTTCAGTGATGTATCGCAATGTCCTGAAAGAAGACTTGTATGTCATTCGCTTTTCACATTTCAATGACTATTACAGTTTATTCCTATTGATTAATAGCGGATTGCGCATGCAAAATCTGCCCGAGTGTCTGACGGCCTATCGCATTCATAACACCAATACAGTATTTACCAACCTGCGCATCAAGTGGCGTAGCAATGTAGCGATTAAAGAAAGTTTTATACGTGATTTTGGCTATGTAGCCCCGTTGAGCCAGCGGATCAAAATAGCTACCATTACCCATATAATCAACCTGTTACCTGAACGTATCCTTATCAAATCGATGAATAAGGCCCGTCAGTTGATTAAAGCCTGA
- a CDS encoding DUF268 domain-containing protein: MIGRILKIGSQIVWGGIKATPDYINDYFKLKKQLDGHSDFPILSYYPAVFDRYAESGELIKHYFLQDLYVAQRIFRNNPGKHMDIGSRIDGFVGHVAAYRPIEIIDIRPLTRSIPNVSFRQADLMNLPTDLIHSTDSISALHAIEHFGLGRYGDPIDANGHIKALDNIRQIIKPGGTFYFSSPIGPQGIVYNAHRVFSVAYLVQLFEPHYTIERFSYIDDNEQFFENVDWRTQAAQTNFGCVYGCGIFEMTRRID, translated from the coding sequence ATGATTGGACGTATTCTTAAAATCGGTTCACAAATTGTTTGGGGTGGCATCAAAGCAACCCCTGACTACATAAATGATTATTTTAAGCTCAAAAAGCAGCTTGACGGCCATTCAGATTTTCCTATTCTTAGCTACTACCCTGCTGTTTTTGACCGATATGCCGAGAGTGGTGAGTTAATAAAGCACTATTTTTTACAAGACCTGTATGTAGCACAGCGGATCTTCAGGAATAACCCTGGCAAGCATATGGATATTGGCTCCCGAATCGATGGATTCGTTGGGCATGTTGCGGCCTATCGACCGATTGAAATTATCGATATTCGGCCATTGACCCGTAGTATCCCTAATGTCAGCTTTCGGCAGGCCGATTTAATGAACCTGCCGACCGACCTTATTCACTCGACTGACTCGATTTCGGCCCTCCACGCCATCGAGCATTTTGGTCTGGGACGTTATGGAGACCCTATCGATGCAAACGGCCACATTAAAGCGTTAGATAATATCCGTCAGATTATTAAGCCGGGTGGAACGTTCTATTTCTCATCACCTATTGGTCCACAAGGCATCGTTTATAACGCGCACCGTGTATTTTCGGTTGCATATCTGGTTCAGTTGTTTGAGCCTCATTACACCATCGAAAGATTTTCGTACATCGACGATAATGAACAGTTTTTTGAAAATGTAGACTGGCGCACCCAGGCGGCTCAGACTAATTTCGGCTGTGTGTATGGGTGTGGTATCTTTGAAATGACCCGCCGAATCGACTAA
- a CDS encoding dioxygenase family protein has protein sequence MERKEFLKRGFGSLLGIATVLPAINACSSTEVSPTTSTGTSTSTGSTNGSSSSNCSVTPSETEGPFPTKVPAKFVRKDIRDDRTGVAFTVNITIKNSNNSCAVLAGALVDIWHCDKDGYYSEYGGSGMQSVNFTTVDFLRGRQTTDANGLVSFTSIFPGWYSGRAPHIHVHIYSSTGKSLLVTQIAFPYDIANTVYTTAQSYGYTKGSQDTKNESDNVFSDGFTTELATVAGSISAGYTLTHTIVVSA, from the coding sequence ATGGAACGCAAAGAGTTTTTGAAAAGAGGATTCGGAAGTTTGCTTGGAATAGCGACTGTTTTACCCGCAATTAATGCCTGTAGCTCAACGGAGGTTAGCCCTACAACCTCAACGGGCACCAGCACGTCTACTGGCTCAACCAATGGGAGTTCGTCAAGTAACTGTTCGGTCACTCCATCGGAAACTGAAGGGCCTTTCCCTACTAAAGTCCCCGCCAAGTTTGTGCGTAAGGACATTCGCGATGACCGAACCGGCGTAGCCTTTACGGTCAACATTACGATTAAGAATTCGAACAACAGTTGTGCGGTTCTGGCGGGTGCTCTGGTTGATATCTGGCATTGCGACAAAGACGGTTACTACTCCGAATATGGCGGATCGGGTATGCAAAGTGTCAATTTTACAACCGTCGATTTTCTACGCGGGCGGCAAACGACCGATGCTAACGGCCTGGTTTCGTTCACCTCTATTTTCCCTGGCTGGTATTCGGGCCGTGCTCCGCACATCCATGTCCATATCTACAGCTCGACCGGGAAGTCGCTGCTGGTCACTCAAATTGCATTTCCCTACGACATCGCTAACACGGTATACACAACGGCACAATCGTATGGATATACCAAAGGCTCACAAGACACCAAGAATGAGTCCGACAACGTTTTTTCGGATGGTTTTACAACCGAGCTGGCTACTGTAGCCGGCAGTATTTCGGCAGGATATACACTCACCCATACAATTGTAGTCAGTGCCTAA
- a CDS encoding FkbM family methyltransferase: MKKFLQWLLAPIRITLLQPVYEKLYLFVIYAMNYGGGSFTDDSGEKYVVRYVAKKTAGQPRGTTIFDVGANVGTYARMLINRFDDQVAIHCFEPSHATYQTLKANLPEPNVIKHNLGLSDRPGEMALFTDAEQSGMASVYDRDLHHINVSFAKNEIATFSTVDEFSAAQKIEHIDLLKIDVEGHELAVLKGAAKMIQQGRIRFIQFEFGGTSIDSRTYFRDFWNLLSPTYNVYRIVGNGLRRIDSYTEYLEIFVTVNFLAEHK; encoded by the coding sequence ATGAAGAAGTTTTTACAATGGTTGCTGGCACCTATACGAATTACACTGCTACAACCCGTTTACGAAAAATTATATCTGTTTGTTATTTACGCCATGAATTATGGCGGAGGCTCGTTTACTGACGATAGCGGAGAAAAATATGTTGTCCGTTATGTAGCTAAGAAAACAGCCGGTCAACCCCGTGGCACAACAATCTTTGATGTCGGTGCGAATGTTGGTACCTATGCCCGAATGCTCATAAACAGGTTCGATGATCAGGTTGCCATTCATTGCTTCGAGCCATCACATGCTACTTACCAGACACTCAAAGCCAACCTCCCGGAACCGAATGTGATCAAGCATAATCTGGGACTAAGCGATCGTCCTGGTGAAATGGCGCTGTTTACAGATGCGGAACAATCGGGGATGGCGTCGGTTTATGATCGTGATTTACACCACATCAATGTTTCATTTGCCAAAAATGAAATAGCTACCTTCAGTACGGTCGATGAATTTTCTGCGGCCCAGAAGATCGAGCACATCGATTTACTGAAAATTGATGTGGAAGGTCATGAATTGGCTGTGTTGAAAGGAGCGGCCAAAATGATTCAGCAAGGCCGTATCCGTTTCATTCAATTTGAATTTGGGGGCACAAGCATTGACTCACGGACCTACTTTCGGGATTTCTGGAATCTGCTATCGCCAACCTACAATGTATACCGAATTGTAGGCAACGGTCTCCGCCGAATCGATAGTTATACAGAATACCTGGAAATATTTGTGACGGTTAATTTTCTGGCAGAGCATAAATGA